The following are from one region of the Segatella oris genome:
- a CDS encoding ribose-phosphate pyrophosphokinase: MSEKNSFLVFSGTNTRYLAEKICASLDCPLGNLVVTKFSDGEFAVSYEESIRGRDVFLVQSTFPNSDNLMELLLMIDAAKRASARHIIAVVPYFGWARQDRKDKPRVSIGAKLVADLLSVAGIDRLITMDLHADQIQGFFDVPVDHLYASGVLLPYLQSLHLKDLVIASPDVGGSKRANTYAKYLGCPLVLCNKTRARANVVATMQIIGDVKDKNVVIIDDMVDTAGTITKAADIMKEAGAKTVRACASHCVMSGPASERVQASALEEIIFTDSIPYSHRSAKVKQLSVADMFAETIRRVVDNESISSQYLV; the protein is encoded by the coding sequence ATGAGTGAAAAGAACTCTTTTTTGGTTTTCTCAGGTACAAACACACGATACCTTGCAGAAAAGATTTGTGCCAGTTTGGACTGTCCATTAGGAAATCTGGTTGTAACCAAGTTCTCCGACGGAGAGTTTGCCGTATCTTATGAGGAATCTATCCGCGGACGCGACGTATTCCTCGTTCAGAGTACATTCCCAAATTCCGACAATCTCATGGAACTCTTATTGATGATAGATGCTGCCAAACGTGCTTCTGCACGCCACATCATCGCCGTTGTTCCTTATTTTGGCTGGGCACGCCAAGATCGTAAAGACAAACCGAGAGTAAGCATTGGCGCTAAACTCGTTGCCGACCTGCTGAGTGTGGCAGGCATCGACCGACTGATCACGATGGATCTCCATGCCGATCAGATCCAAGGGTTCTTTGATGTTCCCGTTGACCACCTCTATGCTTCAGGCGTTCTCCTGCCTTATCTGCAGAGTCTTCACCTGAAAGACCTCGTGATTGCATCGCCTGATGTAGGCGGTTCGAAGCGTGCCAACACCTACGCTAAATATTTAGGATGCCCACTTGTGCTTTGCAACAAGACGCGTGCCCGTGCAAACGTTGTAGCCACCATGCAGATTATCGGTGACGTAAAGGACAAGAATGTAGTGATTATCGACGATATGGTTGACACAGCGGGCACCATTACCAAGGCTGCCGATATCATGAAAGAGGCTGGTGCAAAGACTGTTCGGGCCTGCGCATCACACTGTGTCATGAGTGGTCCCGCTTCAGAACGCGTGCAAGCTTCGGCTCTCGAAGAAATCATTTTCACAGATTCCATCCCCTACTCTCACCGCAGTGCAAAGGTCAAGCAGCTGTCGGTTGCCGACATGTTTGCCGAAACTATCCGTCGTGTAGTGGATAACGAGAGCATCTCATCACAGTATCTGGTATAA
- the nspC gene encoding carboxynorspermidine decarboxylase, with translation MKLNLETFSGISQPIYILEEARLRRNLNLIANVAREADVEIILAFKAYALWKTFPIFREYIHATTASSLSEARLALEEFGSKAHTFSPAYTDDEIDEIARCSSHLQFNSLTQYARYHERARKVNPTISYGLRVNPEYSEVGTDLYNPCAPGTRFGISADKMPEMLPDDIEGFHCHCHCESGADVFERTLRHIENKFSRWFPQLKWINFGGGHLMTRHDYDTPLLVDTLQKFHMRYPWLKVILEPGSAFAWQTGPLVSQVVDVVEDHGIKTAILNVSFTCHMPDCLEMPYNPAVRGSEYIEADDKSSPYIYRLGGNSCLSGDFMGYWKFDHALQVGENVIFEDMLHYTTVKTNMFNGISHPAIGLAKLDGTLEVLRKYGYEDYRDRMD, from the coding sequence ATGAAATTGAACCTCGAAACGTTTTCAGGCATCAGCCAACCGATATATATTCTTGAGGAGGCACGGCTGCGTCGCAATCTTAATCTCATTGCAAATGTAGCACGTGAGGCTGATGTGGAGATTATCCTTGCGTTCAAGGCTTATGCACTTTGGAAGACTTTCCCCATTTTCCGCGAGTATATTCATGCTACAACGGCAAGTTCTCTCTCTGAGGCTCGGTTGGCACTTGAGGAATTTGGCAGTAAGGCGCACACGTTCTCACCTGCTTATACCGATGATGAAATTGACGAGATAGCCCGCTGTTCGAGTCATTTGCAGTTCAATTCGCTTACTCAATATGCGCGTTATCATGAGCGTGCACGCAAGGTGAACCCTACGATTAGTTATGGGCTGCGTGTCAACCCCGAGTATTCGGAAGTGGGAACCGACCTTTATAATCCCTGTGCTCCGGGTACAAGGTTTGGTATCAGTGCCGATAAAATGCCCGAAATGCTGCCTGATGACATTGAAGGTTTCCATTGTCATTGCCATTGTGAGAGTGGAGCTGACGTGTTTGAGCGTACATTAAGGCATATAGAAAATAAGTTCTCGCGTTGGTTTCCACAACTGAAATGGATTAATTTTGGTGGTGGCCATCTGATGACACGTCATGACTATGACACGCCGTTGCTCGTAGATACATTGCAGAAATTCCATATGCGCTATCCTTGGTTGAAAGTGATTTTAGAGCCGGGAAGTGCTTTTGCCTGGCAGACGGGACCCTTGGTGAGCCAAGTTGTAGATGTAGTTGAAGATCATGGTATCAAGACCGCCATTCTGAATGTCAGCTTCACATGCCATATGCCCGACTGCTTGGAGATGCCTTATAACCCAGCTGTGCGTGGAAGTGAATATATAGAAGCTGACGACAAGAGTTCTCCTTATATATATAGGCTTGGAGGAAACTCGTGTCTCAGTGGTGATTTCATGGGTTATTGGAAGTTTGATCATGCCTTGCAGGTAGGAGAAAACGTGATTTTCGAAGACATGTTGCATTACACAACAGTAAAAACCAATATGTTTAACGGTATCTCTCATCCCGCCATTGGACTTGCCAAACTTGATGGAACACTTGAGGTGTTGCGTAAATATGGTTATGAAGACTATCGTGATAGAATGGATTGA
- a CDS encoding single-stranded DNA-binding protein: MNKVMLIGNVGKEPDVRYYDHDQAVAQFPLATTERGYTLQNGTKVPDHTDWHTIMVWRGLAKIVEKYVHKGDKLYIEGRIRYRTYDDQKGQRRYVTEVLAENIELLTPKSEGNDNVATSQSAQSQTQKTNQCETTVAEEDDALPF, from the coding sequence ATGAATAAGGTAATGCTTATCGGCAATGTCGGGAAAGAACCTGATGTACGTTATTACGACCACGATCAGGCTGTAGCCCAGTTTCCATTGGCTACGACAGAGCGTGGTTATACGCTTCAGAATGGAACCAAAGTGCCTGATCATACCGATTGGCACACGATAATGGTGTGGCGTGGCTTGGCTAAGATAGTGGAGAAGTATGTTCATAAGGGCGACAAACTCTACATTGAAGGCCGTATCCGTTACCGCACTTATGACGACCAAAAAGGTCAGCGCCGTTATGTTACGGAGGTTTTGGCTGAAAATATAGAACTACTCACACCTAAGTCGGAAGGCAATGACAATGTTGCCACGTCGCAGTCTGCCCAGTCACAGACACAGAAGACAAATCAGTGTGAGACAACAGTAGCGGAGGAAGACGACGCCTTACCGTTTTAA
- the gldE gene encoding gliding motility-associated protein GldE: MLLAAVLLLLSGFASGSEIAFFSLSPTDIAELDPEHNAKDQNIDLLCTDSERTLATILITNNFVNVTIIMLCNFIFASMIKFGPKAVWLEFLSLTVLLTFLLLLFGEIMPKVYSRQNSLKFCRFAVGGVLFLRKLFWPFETVLIKSGVFAEKVVQKKNRQLSVDDLEQALELTDKEDIKDEQSMLQGIIRFGDETAKEVMTSRQDIVNLDIRSSFTEVLKCVIDNNYSRIPIYQDNTDNIRGILYIKDLLPHLSKSAAFRWQSLIRAPYFVPETKKIDDLLREFQENKVHIAIVVDEYGGTSGLITLEDILEEIVGEINDEYDEEEKFYSKLNYNTYVFKGKVLLTDFCKILNIDDDEFADVEGDADSLAGLLLELKGDFPSAHEKIEFKNFTFEILSIEERRIAKVKVIVHPKS; encoded by the coding sequence ATGCTATTGGCGGCAGTATTGTTGTTACTGTCAGGTTTTGCCAGTGGTTCAGAAATCGCATTTTTCAGTCTTTCGCCTACAGACATTGCTGAACTCGACCCCGAGCACAATGCGAAAGACCAAAACATAGACCTTCTTTGCACTGACAGTGAGCGTACGCTTGCTACGATTTTGATTACCAACAACTTTGTCAATGTGACCATTATCATGCTGTGCAACTTCATTTTTGCTTCGATGATTAAGTTCGGTCCTAAGGCGGTATGGCTTGAATTCCTTAGTCTTACGGTGTTGTTGACATTCTTACTCTTGCTTTTCGGCGAGATTATGCCCAAGGTCTACAGTCGGCAAAATTCATTGAAGTTCTGTCGTTTCGCTGTCGGTGGTGTGCTTTTCCTGCGCAAACTGTTCTGGCCTTTTGAGACAGTGTTAATCAAGAGCGGTGTCTTTGCGGAGAAAGTAGTGCAGAAAAAGAACCGCCAGCTGAGTGTTGATGACCTTGAACAGGCGCTTGAACTTACCGACAAGGAAGATATCAAAGACGAGCAGAGCATGCTTCAAGGCATTATCCGCTTTGGTGATGAGACGGCCAAAGAGGTCATGACCTCGCGTCAAGACATTGTAAATCTTGACATTCGAAGCAGTTTTACAGAGGTTTTGAAGTGCGTAATTGATAATAATTACAGCCGAATACCTATCTATCAAGACAATACCGATAATATCCGAGGTATCCTTTACATCAAAGATTTGCTTCCTCATCTGTCGAAATCTGCTGCATTCCGCTGGCAGAGTCTCATCCGGGCACCTTATTTCGTGCCCGAAACCAAGAAGATAGACGACTTGTTGCGTGAGTTCCAGGAGAACAAGGTGCATATTGCCATTGTCGTAGATGAATATGGAGGCACAAGCGGATTGATTACCTTGGAAGATATTCTGGAAGAGATTGTCGGCGAAATCAACGATGAATATGATGAAGAAGAGAAGTTCTATTCGAAACTCAACTATAACACTTATGTCTTCAAGGGTAAGGTATTGCTGACTGATTTCTGTAAGATCCTCAATATTGACGATGATGAATTTGCCGATGTAGAGGGTGATGCTGACTCTCTGGCAGGTTTACTTTTAGAGTTGAAAGGCGATTTCCCGAGTGCTCATGAGAAGATAGAGTTCAAGAATTTCACGTTTGAAATTCTCTCTATTGAGGAGCGCCGCATTGCCAAGGTGAAAGTGATTGTTCATCCAAAATCTTGA
- a CDS encoding 4'-phosphopantetheinyl transferase family protein, which produces MFIQNLDSVPLLSVRNLAPDVRLGIWKIEETVENFLSSSPQLIAVYRQEIAAYKSHTRQLEELAVYSLLWKMAGSPLTITHNAVGKPFVNGWHISISHTKGYAAVIISPTVEVAIDIEYRSNCVNRVANRFIRSDEEAPDIIGQLINWCAKETLYKYCSTQNLQYFEMKVASSDHPPLVRYVDNLRAATRHEFAYEVTEDYVMTYIVGEKE; this is translated from the coding sequence TTGTTCATCCAAAATCTTGATTCCGTGCCACTGTTGTCTGTTAGAAATCTTGCGCCCGATGTTCGGTTGGGCATATGGAAGATAGAGGAAACCGTAGAAAATTTCCTCTCTTCATCGCCGCAGCTCATTGCCGTTTACCGACAGGAGATTGCTGCTTACAAGAGCCATACACGCCAGTTAGAAGAACTGGCGGTTTATTCTTTGTTGTGGAAAATGGCAGGTAGTCCGTTGACGATTACGCATAACGCGGTCGGAAAACCATTTGTGAATGGCTGGCACATCAGTATCAGTCATACGAAAGGCTATGCAGCCGTTATTATTTCGCCAACCGTAGAGGTGGCTATTGACATTGAGTATCGCAGCAATTGCGTCAACAGAGTTGCCAATCGCTTCATACGTTCAGATGAAGAAGCGCCAGACATTATCGGTCAGTTAATTAACTGGTGTGCCAAGGAAACGCTCTATAAATACTGTTCTACACAAAATCTCCAGTATTTTGAAATGAAAGTAGCATCTTCAGACCATCCTCCTTTGGTGCGTTATGTTGATAATTTGAGAGCTGCAACACGACATGAATTTGCTTATGAAGTAACAGAAGATTATGTGATGACCTATATTGTGGGAGAGAAAGAATAG
- a CDS encoding patatin family protein: MKINGKTGLVLEGGGMRGVFTSGVLDAFMKHDLYFRYIVAVSAGACNGMSYVSRQPRRARISNIDYLARYKYIGIRHLVTQGCIFDRELLYDKFPNQLLPFDFDEYFKHAKDFEMVTTNCLTGKAMYLSETSDRQRSLDIVRASSSLPYVSKIVTVDGIPMLDGGIIDSIPINRAIETGHEHNVVILTRNKGWRDTGKDRKVPAFIYKNYPRLRVALSHRHVVYNQQIDLIDRLEAEGKITCIRPMRPMEVGRIENDVEKLERLYEEGFAIGEKFAVENG, from the coding sequence ATGAAAATTAATGGCAAAACGGGACTTGTTCTTGAAGGCGGAGGCATGCGTGGGGTGTTCACAAGTGGTGTGCTTGATGCCTTCATGAAGCATGACCTCTATTTCAGATACATCGTAGCTGTGTCGGCCGGAGCCTGCAATGGCATGAGCTATGTGAGCAGACAGCCACGTCGCGCACGTATTTCCAACATTGATTATCTGGCCCGTTACAAGTATATTGGCATACGCCACCTCGTCACTCAAGGCTGCATTTTCGACCGTGAGCTGCTTTATGACAAGTTTCCCAACCAACTCTTACCGTTTGATTTCGATGAATATTTCAAACATGCCAAGGACTTTGAGATGGTCACCACCAACTGTCTGACAGGCAAGGCCATGTATCTCAGCGAAACTTCTGACCGCCAACGCTCGCTCGATATCGTCAGGGCATCAAGCAGCCTGCCATACGTGAGCAAGATTGTTACCGTTGACGGCATTCCCATGCTCGATGGAGGCATCATCGACAGCATACCGATTAACCGTGCTATAGAGACCGGACACGAGCACAATGTCGTTATCCTGACGCGTAACAAGGGCTGGCGCGACACGGGCAAAGACCGCAAAGTGCCGGCCTTCATCTATAAGAACTACCCTCGATTACGCGTAGCACTGAGCCACCGTCATGTTGTCTATAACCAACAGATAGACCTCATCGACCGGTTGGAAGCCGAAGGTAAAATCACTTGCATCCGTCCTATGCGTCCCATGGAAGTGGGAAGAATAGAGAATGATGTCGAGAAACTTGAGCGACTTTACGAAGAGGGATTTGCTATTGGAGAGAAGTTTGCTGTTGAGAATGGCTGA
- a CDS encoding aminopeptidase P family protein translates to MFDTATYIRRRNELKKLVKEGIIILFGNNESPANFPNNGYYPFRQDSSFLYYFGLQRDGLVGIIDIDNDKDILVGNDIDIEDIVWYGSVESMTEMMQRCGAQETLPMKALKTICNEALSKHRKIHFLPPYRHDIKIQVFDLLGVHPIQQKEAASMELIKAVVKMRSAKEQQEIEELERAAVIGYKMHTTAMRLTKPGVTEKFVSGQVDGIAHSYGAMVSFPTIYTQHGEILHGAPSMNKLEEGRLVLCDAGGETLNNYCSDNTRTMPVNGKFTQRQLEIYSIVEACHDYTLELAKPGVKYADVHFAICRLMFDRLKELGLAKGNTEEAVKAGAHAMFLPHGLGHMMGMDVHDMENLDQINVGFDEETRPNLEQFGTNCLRMGRRLEEGFVVTDEPGIYFIPALIDEWKAKKHCAEYLNFDKLETYKDFGGIRIEDDVLITKDGCRFIGKDRIPYHPKDVEAFMANN, encoded by the coding sequence ATGTTTGATACAGCTACATATATACGTCGCCGCAATGAACTTAAGAAGCTCGTTAAGGAAGGTATTATTATCTTGTTTGGAAATAATGAGTCGCCGGCCAACTTTCCTAACAACGGATATTATCCTTTCCGTCAAGACTCCTCGTTCCTGTATTACTTTGGACTTCAACGGGATGGTCTTGTCGGTATCATTGATATTGACAATGATAAGGACATCTTGGTTGGCAATGATATCGACATTGAAGACATCGTATGGTACGGCTCAGTGGAGAGTATGACAGAAATGATGCAGCGGTGTGGTGCGCAGGAAACGCTGCCGATGAAAGCCTTGAAGACCATTTGTAACGAGGCATTGAGCAAGCATCGCAAGATACATTTCCTACCGCCATATCGTCATGACATCAAAATTCAGGTGTTTGACCTGTTGGGTGTTCATCCTATCCAGCAGAAAGAAGCTGCCAGTATGGAACTAATCAAGGCTGTTGTCAAAATGCGTTCGGCGAAAGAACAGCAGGAAATCGAGGAACTCGAGCGTGCTGCCGTCATCGGTTATAAGATGCATACTACGGCAATGCGACTGACAAAGCCCGGTGTAACTGAGAAGTTTGTAAGCGGACAAGTTGACGGTATAGCGCATTCCTATGGTGCTATGGTCAGCTTCCCGACAATCTATACACAGCATGGAGAAATCCTTCATGGTGCACCTTCAATGAACAAGCTTGAAGAGGGACGTTTAGTGCTCTGCGATGCAGGCGGTGAAACCCTCAATAACTATTGTAGTGACAATACGCGTACGATGCCGGTCAACGGCAAGTTTACACAGCGTCAGCTTGAGATTTATTCTATTGTTGAGGCCTGCCATGACTATACTTTGGAGTTGGCTAAGCCCGGTGTGAAATATGCCGATGTGCATTTCGCCATTTGTAGACTGATGTTCGATCGCCTGAAAGAGCTGGGGCTTGCCAAGGGTAACACTGAAGAGGCGGTGAAAGCCGGTGCACATGCAATGTTCCTTCCTCATGGATTGGGCCACATGATGGGTATGGATGTCCACGATATGGAGAACCTTGACCAGATAAATGTGGGCTTTGATGAAGAAACAAGACCTAATTTGGAGCAGTTTGGAACAAATTGTCTGCGCATGGGACGCCGTTTGGAAGAAGGCTTTGTTGTTACGGATGAACCGGGAATTTATTTCATTCCGGCCCTTATTGATGAGTGGAAAGCAAAGAAACATTGTGCAGAATACCTCAATTTTGATAAGCTCGAAACCTATAAGGACTTTGGAGGTATCCGTATTGAAGACGATGTTTTGATAACGAAAGACGGCTGTCGATTTATTGGCAAAGACCGTATTCCATATCATCCGAAAGATGTAGAGGCTTTCATGGCCAACAATTGA
- a CDS encoding aminopeptidase C yields MRKYLVMALLAVVVLGANAEEKKEQKSNANKPVFTTVKENKITSIKNQSRSGTCWDYSTLSFLESEILKKTGKTYDLCEAFVANKTYLDRAVQVVRLHGDCQFAQGGSAYDPIYCLKHYGICPEDAMPLPGTLYGDSLNNFNEFFDVMTPYVQAIAKSKTDKLSTQWKVALQGILDAYLGKCPEKFTYQGKTYTPQTFAQSLGIDADDYVSFTSYTHHPFWTSFAVEVQDNWRNPLTWNVPLDDMMRIIDNAIMNGYTVAWGGDVSEEGFTRTGLAYSVDAKKAQSLSGSDMARWLKLTKTEKKNVLDSLGCKVPEVQATQKLRQERFDNWELTDDHGMLIYGIAKDQNGKEYYMVKNSWGETGDYKGIWYMTKNFIANNTMDFVVNKNAVPKDIRKKLGI; encoded by the coding sequence ATGAGAAAGTATTTAGTAATGGCGCTTCTTGCCGTGGTGGTATTAGGCGCTAATGCAGAAGAGAAGAAAGAACAGAAGAGTAATGCGAATAAGCCAGTGTTCACCACTGTAAAGGAGAATAAGATTACAAGTATAAAGAATCAGAGCCGTAGCGGTACATGCTGGGACTATTCTACACTGAGTTTTCTTGAGTCAGAAATCTTGAAGAAAACGGGTAAGACGTATGATTTGTGTGAGGCTTTCGTAGCAAATAAGACCTATCTTGACCGTGCCGTTCAAGTGGTACGCCTGCATGGTGACTGCCAGTTTGCGCAGGGAGGAAGTGCATATGATCCGATTTATTGTCTGAAGCATTATGGCATCTGCCCTGAAGATGCAATGCCACTGCCAGGTACACTCTATGGAGATTCACTCAATAACTTCAACGAGTTCTTTGATGTAATGACGCCATATGTACAAGCTATTGCCAAATCAAAGACCGATAAGCTTTCTACACAGTGGAAAGTGGCATTGCAGGGTATCCTTGATGCCTATCTCGGTAAATGCCCGGAGAAGTTCACCTATCAGGGAAAGACCTATACTCCGCAAACCTTTGCACAGAGTCTCGGCATTGATGCAGATGATTATGTAAGTTTCACCAGTTATACTCACCACCCATTCTGGACTTCATTTGCTGTTGAAGTGCAGGATAACTGGCGTAATCCACTCACATGGAATGTTCCACTTGACGACATGATGCGCATTATTGATAATGCCATTATGAATGGTTATACGGTAGCATGGGGTGGGGATGTTTCAGAAGAGGGCTTCACTCGCACGGGTTTGGCTTATTCCGTTGACGCTAAGAAAGCACAAAGTCTGAGCGGTAGTGATATGGCTCGCTGGTTGAAACTCACCAAGACAGAGAAGAAGAACGTGCTTGATTCATTAGGTTGCAAGGTTCCTGAGGTTCAGGCAACACAGAAATTGCGTCAGGAACGCTTTGATAATTGGGAGTTGACCGATGATCATGGAATGCTCATTTATGGTATTGCCAAGGATCAGAACGGCAAGGAATATTATATGGTAAAGAACTCTTGGGGGGAGACTGGCGACTACAAAGGTATCTGGTATATGACAAAGAACTTTATTGCCAATAACACAATGGACTTTGTTGTCAATAAAAATGCTGTCCCAAAAGACATTCGTAAAAAGCTCGGTATCTAA
- the recJ gene encoding single-stranded-DNA-specific exonuclease RecJ yields the protein MHFKWNYEPPTPEERQAADELGGKLAINPILAQLLIRRGIKTESAAKRFFRPQLADLINPFLMKDMDVAVDRLNDAMGRKERILVYGDYDVDGCTAVALVYKFLQQFYSNIDYYIPDRYDEGYGVSEKGIGYAKQTGVKLIIILDCGIKAIKEIELAKSLGIDFIICDHHVPDEQMPPAVAILNPKREDDSFPFKHLCGCGVGFKFMQGWAKNNGIPFSRLIPLLDFCAVSIAADLVPVTEENRILAFHGLKQLNQNPSIGLKAIIDICGLNGRDLSMSDIIFKIGPRINASGRMENGKESVDLLVEKDYNIALRKAKHIDEYNEQRKDIDKQMTEEANVIVAKLESQKYHSSIVLYDENWKKGVIGIVASRLTEIYFRPTVVLTRDGDLATGSARSVTGFDVYAAIKHCRDLLMNFGGHTYAAGLTLRWDDIPLFRKRFQQYVEDHIAPEQTEATIHLDAQLDFKDITKKLYNDLKRFAPFGPECTKPLFFTQGVYDYGTSKVVGREQEHIKLELVDSKSSNVVNGIAFGQSASARYIKSKRSFDIAYTIEANVFKHNQVQLQIEDIRPGEEHESKGLVTEEE from the coding sequence ATGCATTTTAAATGGAATTACGAACCACCTACACCAGAAGAAAGGCAAGCAGCAGATGAGCTTGGAGGCAAGTTGGCGATCAATCCCATACTTGCACAACTGCTTATTCGGCGTGGCATAAAGACCGAGTCGGCTGCCAAGCGGTTCTTCCGTCCGCAATTAGCCGATCTCATTAATCCGTTCTTGATGAAAGATATGGATGTTGCTGTAGATCGACTCAATGATGCTATGGGGCGCAAGGAGCGTATCTTGGTTTATGGAGATTATGATGTCGATGGCTGTACGGCCGTGGCTTTGGTGTATAAGTTTCTTCAACAGTTCTATTCAAACATTGACTATTATATCCCTGATCGTTATGATGAAGGCTACGGGGTGAGTGAGAAAGGAATAGGATATGCGAAGCAAACGGGTGTCAAACTCATTATTATCCTTGATTGTGGCATTAAAGCTATCAAGGAAATAGAACTTGCCAAGTCGCTTGGTATAGACTTTATTATCTGCGATCATCATGTTCCTGATGAGCAGATGCCGCCGGCTGTGGCCATTCTTAATCCCAAACGGGAAGATGACAGCTTCCCTTTCAAGCATCTTTGTGGCTGTGGTGTAGGCTTCAAGTTCATGCAGGGGTGGGCCAAGAACAATGGCATTCCGTTCTCACGGCTTATTCCCTTACTTGATTTCTGTGCGGTTTCCATTGCTGCAGACCTTGTTCCTGTGACCGAAGAGAACCGTATTCTTGCCTTCCATGGACTGAAACAGCTCAATCAGAACCCAAGTATTGGCCTGAAAGCTATTATTGATATCTGTGGTCTGAATGGTCGGGATTTGTCGATGAGTGACATCATTTTCAAGATAGGGCCACGCATCAATGCATCCGGTCGTATGGAGAATGGCAAGGAAAGTGTTGACTTATTGGTAGAAAAAGACTATAATATAGCACTTCGCAAGGCCAAGCATATTGACGAATACAATGAGCAACGCAAGGATATTGATAAGCAGATGACCGAGGAAGCCAATGTTATCGTGGCGAAACTCGAAAGCCAGAAGTATCATTCCAGCATTGTGTTGTATGATGAAAACTGGAAAAAGGGAGTTATTGGCATTGTGGCTTCTCGTCTCACTGAAATCTATTTTCGCCCTACAGTGGTGCTTACACGTGATGGAGATCTTGCAACCGGTTCGGCCCGTAGCGTCACAGGCTTTGATGTCTACGCTGCTATCAAACACTGTCGTGACCTATTGATGAACTTCGGAGGCCACACTTATGCAGCCGGTCTGACGCTCCGTTGGGATGATATTCCTCTGTTTCGTAAGAGGTTTCAGCAGTATGTGGAAGACCATATAGCGCCCGAACAGACAGAAGCCACTATTCATCTTGATGCCCAACTTGATTTCAAAGACATTACCAAGAAGCTTTATAACGACTTGAAACGCTTTGCTCCCTTTGGACCTGAATGCACAAAACCGCTCTTTTTCACACAAGGTGTCTATGATTATGGCACGAGTAAGGTTGTCGGTCGTGAGCAGGAGCATATCAAACTTGAGCTTGTTGACTCTAAATCCAGCAATGTTGTCAATGGCATAGCCTTTGGTCAGAGTGCTTCTGCGCGTTATATCAAGAGCAAACGCTCGTTTGATATCGCTTATACTATTGAAGCCAATGTGTTCAAGCACAATCAGGTGCAGTTGCAGATTGAGGATATCCGTCCCGGGGAAGAGCATGAAAGCAAGGGCTTGGTGACAGAAGAAGAATAA